One Cryptomeria japonica chromosome 9, Sugi_1.0, whole genome shotgun sequence genomic window carries:
- the LOC131067741 gene encoding protein DMP3-like — protein MKQSDSSSSSETTKTTAVNSTLSSASNISKVLPTGILFLFQAFSNLVSNNGNCTKSNKVVIGIIVGILGIACFVLLLVDTFTDSSTGKVHYGIATSNGLATGSKVKPSNESNYKITLKDLFHAALAVVVFAVMALTDQNIVQCLYPSAESNIKKMYKALPVVVSALSSVILVLRPSNRQGISSPVTTTTASRT, from the coding sequence ATGAAACAATCTGATAGCTCTTCTTCAAGCGAGACAACAAAGACCACGGCAGTGAATTCAACATTATCCTCTGCATCAAATATTTCAAAGGTACTGCCCACTGGGATTCTATTTTTATTTCAGGCTTTCTCTAATCTTGTTTCCAATAATGGAAACTGTACAAAATCCAATAAGGTTGTTATTGGAATAATTGTGGGAATTCTTGGGATTGCATGTTTTGTTTTGTTACTGGTAGACACCTTCACAGATTCTTCCACAGGCAAAGTGCACTACGGAATTGCTACCTCTAATGGATTAGCCACTGGTAGTAAAGTGAAGCCTTCTAATGAATCAAATTATAAGATCACGCTCAAAGATTTGTTCCATGCAGCTTTGGCGGTTGTGGTGTTTGCTGTGATGGCCCTAACAGATCAAAACATTGTGCAGTGTTTGTATCCCTCTGCTGAAAGCAATATAAAGAAGATGTATAAGGCTCTCCCTGTTGTTGTGAGTGCACTGAGCAGTGTGATATTGGTTTTGCGTCCTTCCAATCGTCAAGGAATCAGCAGTCCCGTTACTACAACAACTGCATCGAGAACATGA